Proteins encoded within one genomic window of Bdellovibrio bacteriovorus:
- a CDS encoding NADH-quinone oxidoreductase subunit A: MPLGGVIFIVIFIALFGAFLVWVASKTGGKPVYNSIKYEPYECGIPALDKKDTKVSVKYYLTAILFILFDIEIIFMYPWATSFRDFLSSGQGLFVLISMMVFIGIFIFGLFWEVKSKALEWD, translated from the coding sequence GTGCCACTCGGTGGAGTCATTTTCATCGTCATCTTCATCGCTCTATTCGGAGCATTTTTAGTATGGGTCGCGTCCAAAACAGGCGGCAAACCCGTTTATAACTCTATCAAGTACGAGCCTTACGAGTGCGGTATTCCTGCTCTTGATAAGAAAGATACAAAGGTTTCAGTAAAGTATTATCTTACTGCGATCCTCTTCATCCTTTTCGATATCGAGATCATTTTCATGTATCCATGGGCAACTTCTTTCCGTGATTTCTTATCATCAGGACAAGGTCTGTTCGTGCTTATTTCGATGATGGTCTTCATCGGAATTTTCATCTTCGGACTTTTCTGGGAAGTAAAATCAAAAGCATTGGAATGGGACTAA
- the mfd gene encoding transcription-repair coupling factor, with translation MKAEMTHTRLESILERAFETTRGKIQVTGAASPLALAYFLSQTYSKKINSLPHLVVVSSLSEANKLQQLLEFFDPSRHSTILPAFDVSPYSGLYPNSRVVSDRVRFLSRAQQAKAGEIFISVSDALTQKTLPVKILKEYSRLLKPSDELPEDIAEYLNSLGYSSAPMVEDKGQYALRGGIVDIFPPTEDEPVRLDLFGDQIESIRHFNVSDQRSTDEVASFVLTPAREILFRDENHERLLQRVRAMIDGREVDKAEAEETLRSLVLKNSFPGIEFLLPYFYGELASPLEHFSSAVNVWFLDPIEISRWTDEVWAEIKADYASSTQHVIRPELELLYSPFETLSFPAGSREVYFSSLEYLENAETSEDGRVEYRTALTQDFTNLSLNNAVGSEMWLQAATNKLNKWRDDGYRIFIGTKNQSHIERLKLIFDKLGLKVARANEDEYRWDSWLMEQDSATHLVHVIPRYLTESLRLDEEKVIFLRDEDFYGKKQRSRESSGAQDFQKQAKRLAFGDLKPGDLVAHVKHGVGQYEGLKIMNIGGVESEYIQVGYKDKDKLYLPVYRVGQLQKFSGAASTTILDKLGGTAWEKTKAKVKAHVRDIAADLLALYAKRAELHRPPFVFKDSEIQMFENSFPYEETDDQMRAINDIMRDLKSTKPMDRLVCGDVGFGKTEVAMRAAFFAVQARRQVALLAPTTVLTFQHFETLKKRFEGWPVDIRVLNRFVTPSEVKKTLQDLKDGKVDIIVGTHKLLGSTIQYKDLGLLIVDEEQKFGVTHKEKIKKMKVSVDTLTLSATPIPRTLNMALVGIRDLSLINTAPVDRLPTRTFVTKFDEETIRKAITAEISRGGQIYFIHNRIESIYGLADEIRNIVPEARIRIGHGQMEEHELEKTMLAFFHHEIDVLICTAIVESGMDVPRANTMFIDSAHMFGLSQLYQLRGRVGRSKTRAYCYLMMPRNRKLDKEQQERLKIIQENTALGSGIKIAQYDLELRGAGNILGEEQSGHINSVGYEMYMDLLNEALAEAKGEAVDDMELDPEINLRIPAMIPDNYISDIRIRLSYYKALADITSNEDLDRIEEELRDQFGAIPEPTVNLMGLMLIRRQCKELGVRDISAGVKSVSLIFTEKTKLKPETVIQLAVRESKKYSLTPDNRLNIKLPNISWSAVHEELETLLKLI, from the coding sequence ATGAAAGCCGAAATGACTCATACAAGGCTTGAATCCATCCTGGAAAGGGCCTTCGAAACAACACGCGGAAAAATTCAAGTGACCGGAGCTGCATCTCCGCTCGCGCTTGCTTACTTTTTGTCGCAGACTTACTCTAAAAAAATCAACAGCTTGCCGCACTTAGTTGTTGTTAGCAGTCTTTCCGAAGCGAACAAACTTCAGCAGCTTTTAGAGTTCTTTGACCCATCTCGTCACAGCACGATTTTACCTGCTTTCGATGTTTCACCTTATTCCGGTCTTTATCCAAACTCGAGAGTCGTTAGTGATCGCGTTCGATTCTTGTCTCGAGCCCAACAAGCGAAGGCTGGAGAAATCTTCATATCTGTTTCTGACGCGCTGACACAAAAGACTTTGCCGGTGAAAATCCTGAAAGAATATTCGCGTCTTCTAAAACCCAGCGACGAACTTCCTGAAGACATCGCAGAGTATTTAAACTCGCTTGGCTATTCTTCAGCACCGATGGTGGAAGATAAAGGTCAGTATGCTTTGCGCGGAGGTATCGTTGATATTTTCCCGCCGACAGAAGATGAACCGGTTCGCTTAGATTTATTCGGCGATCAAATTGAGTCTATTCGTCACTTCAATGTTTCAGATCAACGAAGCACCGATGAAGTTGCTTCATTCGTCTTAACTCCAGCGCGCGAGATTCTTTTCCGCGATGAAAATCACGAAAGACTTTTGCAAAGAGTCCGCGCGATGATTGATGGCCGCGAGGTTGATAAGGCCGAGGCCGAAGAAACTCTGCGCTCTTTGGTTTTAAAAAACTCATTCCCTGGAATTGAATTCTTACTTCCCTACTTTTATGGAGAACTTGCTAGTCCGCTAGAACATTTTTCATCTGCGGTGAATGTATGGTTTTTAGATCCGATTGAAATTTCCAGATGGACAGATGAAGTTTGGGCCGAGATTAAAGCGGACTACGCTTCAAGCACGCAACACGTGATTCGACCTGAGTTGGAATTACTTTACTCTCCATTTGAAACTTTAAGTTTCCCTGCCGGATCGCGCGAAGTTTATTTCTCTTCATTAGAATATTTAGAAAACGCCGAGACCAGCGAAGATGGCAGAGTCGAATATCGTACGGCACTGACTCAAGACTTCACGAACCTAAGTTTAAATAACGCCGTTGGCTCTGAGATGTGGCTGCAGGCGGCTACCAACAAGCTGAACAAATGGCGTGACGACGGTTATCGCATTTTCATTGGTACGAAAAATCAATCCCACATTGAGCGCTTAAAATTAATCTTTGATAAGCTGGGTCTGAAGGTCGCACGCGCGAATGAAGATGAGTATCGTTGGGATTCTTGGTTGATGGAGCAAGACAGTGCCACTCATCTTGTTCACGTTATTCCTCGCTATCTGACTGAAAGCCTTCGTCTAGACGAAGAAAAAGTTATTTTCCTGCGCGATGAAGACTTCTACGGAAAGAAGCAGCGTTCTCGTGAATCTTCCGGTGCGCAAGACTTTCAAAAGCAAGCCAAGCGCCTGGCGTTCGGTGATTTAAAACCGGGCGATCTTGTTGCCCACGTTAAACATGGTGTGGGTCAATATGAAGGTCTTAAGATCATGAATATTGGCGGGGTCGAGTCTGAGTACATTCAGGTCGGCTACAAGGATAAGGATAAACTTTATCTTCCTGTTTACCGTGTGGGCCAACTACAGAAATTCTCTGGCGCGGCAAGCACAACAATTCTTGATAAACTGGGTGGCACCGCTTGGGAAAAGACCAAAGCAAAGGTTAAAGCCCACGTTCGCGATATCGCGGCTGATCTTTTGGCTCTTTATGCGAAACGGGCTGAGCTTCATCGTCCGCCTTTTGTGTTTAAAGATAGTGAAATTCAGATGTTTGAAAACAGTTTCCCATATGAGGAAACTGACGATCAAATGCGCGCAATCAACGACATCATGCGCGACTTAAAATCCACAAAACCGATGGATCGTTTGGTCTGCGGCGATGTGGGTTTTGGTAAAACCGAGGTCGCTATGCGCGCGGCCTTCTTTGCTGTGCAAGCTCGTCGTCAAGTCGCTTTACTCGCTCCGACAACTGTCCTTACATTCCAGCACTTTGAAACTTTGAAAAAACGTTTTGAAGGTTGGCCGGTGGATATCCGAGTTTTAAATCGCTTCGTAACTCCATCGGAAGTCAAAAAGACTTTGCAGGATCTTAAAGACGGCAAGGTTGATATCATCGTCGGAACACATAAGTTATTAGGATCAACAATTCAGTATAAAGACTTAGGTCTTCTGATTGTCGATGAAGAGCAAAAGTTCGGTGTTACTCATAAAGAGAAAATTAAAAAGATGAAGGTCAGCGTTGATACTTTGACCTTGTCGGCAACGCCCATTCCTAGAACTTTGAATATGGCCTTGGTGGGAATTCGCGACTTGAGCTTGATTAACACGGCTCCGGTCGATCGTTTGCCAACGCGTACCTTTGTCACAAAGTTTGATGAAGAGACGATTCGTAAAGCGATCACCGCTGAAATTTCTCGTGGTGGCCAGATTTATTTTATTCACAATCGTATTGAATCTATCTACGGGTTGGCGGATGAAATTCGCAATATCGTTCCCGAAGCACGTATTCGTATCGGTCACGGCCAGATGGAAGAGCACGAGCTTGAAAAAACCATGCTTGCCTTTTTCCATCACGAAATCGACGTCCTTATTTGTACTGCGATTGTCGAATCAGGAATGGACGTGCCAAGAGCGAACACGATGTTCATCGATTCCGCGCACATGTTTGGGCTGTCTCAGCTTTATCAATTGCGTGGCCGCGTAGGTCGAAGCAAAACGCGCGCTTATTGTTATCTGATGATGCCGCGAAATCGCAAACTCGATAAAGAGCAGCAAGAGCGCTTAAAGATCATTCAAGAGAACACCGCTTTGGGTAGCGGTATTAAGATTGCGCAGTACGATCTTGAGCTTCGCGGCGCCGGAAATATTCTGGGCGAAGAACAATCCGGTCATATCAACTCTGTCGGTTATGAAATGTACATGGATCTTCTAAATGAAGCGTTGGCTGAAGCTAAAGGCGAAGCCGTCGACGACATGGAACTAGATCCAGAAATCAACTTGCGCATCCCTGCGATGATTCCTGATAACTATATTTCAGATATTCGCATCCGCCTTAGCTACTATAAGGCCTTGGCAGATATTACGTCGAACGAAGATTTGGATCGCATCGAAGAAGAATTGCGCGATCAGTTCGGCGCTATCCCTGAACCGACTGTGAACTTGATGGGCTTGATGTTAATTCGCCGTCAATGTAAAGAGTTGGGTGTACGCGATATCAGCGCTGGCGTAAAATCTGTTTCGTTGATCTTCACTGAAAAAACAAAATTGAAACCAGAGACGGTAATTCAATTGGCGGTTCGTGAAAGTAAGAAATATTCTTTAACTCCGGACAATCGCTTGAATATCAAGCTGCCGAATATCTCATGGTCTGCCGTTCACGAAGAACTCGAGACTCTTTTGAAGCTAATTTAA
- a CDS encoding glycoside hydrolase family 3 protein, with protein MTVEEKVGQLFIVGFPQKTVTPDLEKFIAANKPGSFLLFKRNILSIEQIRNLNTQLYRTSFKYSKLPPLISIDQEGGSVSRLPIYPAPPNALAIGQTQSPLLAEEMGYQTGLFLREVGFNMNLAPVLDVTDPLSGSFIGVRSFGSDPDVVSELGVAYSKGLLKARVIPTAKHFPGTGNLKADPHLSVVQNNSSLEALKQTDLKPFEAYAKLGDKVALMLSHLIYPALDKSREPASFSKPIAQDLLREEMKYKGLVITDDLQMQGSKQLLRPEVAALKALQSGADIVMLTWSFADQGKAFEFVRKAVRSGDFKEDLLNEKLHRILTVKAFANLYRKNPALPSLTQGLTLTSKDYSEVEANILDQNLRTNLIPRALPGKKEPQKRKVASVNKVCVLAPSSAFISSFKKSAGRPVSSKYLTGDFNKDLATDWMTTMKCPLSVIAITGPKTAALVKSLTAQEKKSVIVVNLGAPKLLTKEKGYLRVLQLYFNHKDSGQKVAQHLDDILASSAASYVLR; from the coding sequence ATGACGGTTGAAGAAAAAGTGGGACAGCTTTTTATCGTTGGATTTCCACAGAAAACTGTCACTCCTGATTTGGAAAAATTCATCGCTGCCAATAAGCCGGGTTCATTTTTACTTTTCAAAAGAAACATTCTTTCTATTGAACAAATCAGAAATTTGAATACGCAGTTGTATCGAACAAGCTTTAAGTATTCAAAGCTTCCGCCCTTGATCTCTATCGATCAAGAAGGTGGGTCTGTCTCTCGTTTACCTATTTATCCCGCTCCACCAAATGCTTTGGCCATTGGGCAAACACAGTCGCCGTTGCTAGCGGAAGAAATGGGTTATCAAACAGGACTCTTTTTGCGCGAAGTCGGATTCAACATGAATCTTGCACCGGTGCTAGATGTGACCGATCCCTTAAGTGGGAGCTTCATCGGTGTAAGATCTTTTGGATCAGATCCCGATGTTGTGAGTGAGCTGGGTGTTGCCTACTCTAAAGGTTTATTAAAAGCGCGCGTGATTCCTACGGCCAAGCATTTTCCAGGTACGGGTAATCTTAAAGCCGATCCACATCTTAGTGTGGTTCAGAATAATTCTTCTTTAGAGGCTTTAAAACAAACAGATCTTAAGCCCTTTGAAGCCTACGCGAAACTGGGTGATAAAGTTGCTTTAATGCTTTCGCACCTGATCTATCCGGCTTTAGATAAATCTCGCGAACCTGCGAGTTTTTCAAAACCCATTGCTCAAGATCTTTTGCGTGAGGAAATGAAATACAAAGGTTTGGTAATTACTGACGATCTTCAGATGCAGGGATCAAAACAACTTCTTCGGCCTGAAGTCGCGGCTTTAAAGGCACTTCAATCAGGCGCTGATATCGTTATGCTGACTTGGTCTTTTGCAGATCAAGGAAAAGCTTTCGAGTTCGTTAGAAAAGCGGTGCGCTCTGGTGATTTCAAAGAAGATCTTTTGAATGAAAAGCTTCATCGCATCTTAACAGTTAAGGCCTTCGCTAATCTGTACCGAAAGAACCCAGCCTTACCTTCGTTGACTCAAGGTCTGACATTAACTTCGAAAGATTATTCTGAGGTTGAAGCCAATATTCTTGATCAGAATCTTCGCACAAACTTAATTCCGCGCGCTCTGCCCGGCAAGAAGGAGCCACAGAAAAGAAAGGTCGCTTCCGTAAATAAGGTGTGCGTGCTGGCACCCTCAAGCGCCTTCATCTCTTCGTTTAAAAAATCGGCTGGTAGACCGGTCTCATCAAAATATCTAACTGGCGATTTTAATAAAGATCTTGCGACAGATTGGATGACCACAATGAAGTGCCCCCTTTCTGTCATTGCGATCACCGGTCCGAAAACCGCAGCCCTCGTAAAGTCTCTGACCGCACAAGAAAAGAAATCCGTCATCGTCGTGAATCTAGGTGCACCTAAATTATTAACCAAAGAAAAAGGCTACCTCCGAGTCCTTCAGCTTTACTTCAATCACAAAGACTCGGGCCAAAAAGTAGCCCAACACCTCGACGACATCTTAGCCTCCTCCGCCGCATCCTACGTCCTCCGCTAA
- the atpC gene encoding ATP synthase F1 subunit epsilon, protein MFKLTIVTPEKRILVGQEVEEVTVPAFKGELNILPGHAPLITTLETGVMKWKLKGKERQETAVISWGYCQVSPEGVNILANIADLPEEIDLEMTKAYLAESEKKVMNEVITDEDWVEFQREWARARAKIEVASQAKK, encoded by the coding sequence ATGTTTAAATTAACGATCGTGACTCCGGAAAAGCGCATCCTCGTAGGCCAAGAGGTTGAAGAGGTGACTGTTCCTGCATTTAAGGGAGAGCTTAATATTCTTCCTGGTCACGCGCCTTTGATCACGACTTTGGAAACAGGCGTGATGAAATGGAAACTTAAGGGAAAAGAAAGGCAAGAAACGGCTGTTATCAGCTGGGGCTATTGCCAAGTAAGTCCTGAAGGCGTGAACATCTTAGCGAATATCGCTGATTTGCCAGAAGAGATCGACCTTGAAATGACTAAAGCCTACCTTGCGGAATCAGAGAAGAAAGTGATGAATGAAGTCATCACTGACGAAGACTGGGTAGAGTTCCAACGTGAATGGGCTCGCGCAAGAGCGAAAATCGAAGTTGCTTCTCAAGCTAAGAAGTAA
- the atpD gene encoding F0F1 ATP synthase subunit beta — protein sequence MAFGKVKQVMGPVVDVEFEGGELPAINSALRVSNKFISDVEYNLVLEVAQHLGDGVVRTISMDQTEGLVRGEKVKALGTQITAPVGREALGRIINVVGEPIDEMGPVNAKEHWGIHRTAPKFEDQATAAAMLMTGIKVVDLLAPYAKGGKIGLFGGAGVGKTVLIQELIRNIATEHGGFSVFAGVGERTREGNDLWQEMKQSGVLAKTSLVFGQMNEPPGARARVALTGLTVAEYFRDVENQDVLFFVDNIFRFTQAGAEVSALLGRIPSAVGYQPTLSTEMGTLQERITSTKKGSITSVQAVYVPADDYTDPAPATTFTHLDATTNLDRDIAAMAIFPAVHPLTSTSRLLDPSVIGEEHYRCARDVQALLQRNRELQDIIAILGMDELSEADKLVVSRSRKIQRFLSQPFFVAEQFTGLPGRYVDIKDTVKGFREILDGKHDALPEQAFYLVGTIEDVIEKAKKLQA from the coding sequence ATGGCATTCGGTAAAGTAAAACAGGTAATGGGTCCCGTAGTGGACGTAGAGTTCGAAGGTGGAGAACTTCCAGCGATCAACTCTGCTCTTCGTGTATCTAATAAATTTATCTCTGACGTTGAATACAACCTAGTTCTTGAAGTTGCTCAGCACTTGGGTGACGGTGTTGTAAGAACGATCTCTATGGACCAAACTGAAGGTTTAGTTCGTGGTGAAAAAGTTAAAGCATTGGGAACTCAAATCACAGCGCCAGTAGGCCGCGAAGCTTTGGGTCGTATCATCAACGTAGTTGGTGAGCCTATCGACGAAATGGGTCCAGTAAACGCAAAAGAACATTGGGGTATCCACAGAACGGCTCCTAAGTTCGAAGACCAAGCAACTGCAGCTGCGATGTTGATGACGGGTATTAAAGTCGTTGACCTTCTTGCTCCATACGCAAAGGGTGGAAAGATCGGTTTGTTCGGTGGTGCGGGTGTTGGTAAAACAGTTCTTATCCAAGAACTTATCCGTAACATCGCTACTGAGCACGGTGGTTTCTCTGTATTCGCCGGCGTAGGTGAGCGTACTCGTGAAGGTAATGACTTGTGGCAAGAGATGAAACAGTCTGGCGTATTGGCTAAGACTTCTCTAGTTTTCGGTCAAATGAATGAACCACCAGGAGCACGTGCGCGTGTTGCTTTGACTGGTTTGACTGTTGCTGAATACTTCCGTGACGTTGAAAACCAAGACGTTCTTTTCTTCGTTGATAACATCTTCCGCTTTACTCAAGCGGGTGCCGAAGTTTCCGCACTTCTTGGTCGTATCCCTTCTGCCGTTGGTTACCAACCAACATTGTCTACAGAGATGGGTACTCTTCAAGAGCGTATTACTTCTACTAAAAAAGGTTCGATCACGTCAGTTCAAGCGGTTTACGTACCTGCCGATGACTATACGGATCCAGCTCCTGCAACTACATTTACTCACTTGGATGCGACTACGAATCTTGACCGTGATATCGCAGCTATGGCGATCTTCCCTGCGGTTCACCCATTGACGTCAACTTCACGTCTTTTGGATCCAAGCGTAATTGGCGAAGAACACTACAGATGTGCTCGTGACGTTCAAGCATTGTTGCAACGTAACCGTGAGCTTCAAGATATCATCGCGATCTTGGGTATGGACGAGTTGTCTGAAGCAGATAAACTTGTTGTATCTCGTTCTCGTAAAATTCAACGTTTCTTGTCTCAGCCATTCTTCGTTGCTGAGCAGTTCACTGGTTTGCCAGGCCGTTACGTTGATATCAAAGACACTGTTAAAGGTTTCCGCGAGATCCTTGATGGTAAACACGATGCTCTTCCAGAGCAGGCGTTCTACCTTGTTGGAACTATCGAAGACGTTATCGAGAAAGCGAAGAAGTTGCAGGCGTAA
- the atpG gene encoding ATP synthase F1 subunit gamma — protein MASLKDIRAQIESTKNTQQITKAMKLVSAAKLRKAQNNIVNMRPYALTLRKVIADIAVTNKVTHPLMEKKEQVKKVLLVVITSDRGLCGAFNSNINKFTEAYYNSNKANLEKIDFLFVGRRGHDYFARRGIKPVDYITKLDKDISYELASKVANRVMNDYLEGAYDEVRVIHNEFKSAISQVVTAETLLPIDLGLTTFNTEAETASNFSVDMIFEPAPEQIIKELLEKHFDLQVYRCMSESVAGEHGARMSAMENATNNAKEMINKLTLTYNKLRQEKITTELIEIVSGAEALKG, from the coding sequence ATGGCAAGCTTGAAGGATATCCGGGCTCAGATTGAGTCCACTAAAAACACCCAGCAGATCACGAAAGCGATGAAGCTCGTGTCTGCTGCGAAGTTGAGAAAGGCGCAGAATAACATCGTTAATATGCGTCCTTATGCTCTGACTTTGCGTAAGGTGATTGCGGATATCGCTGTGACAAACAAGGTGACGCACCCGTTGATGGAAAAGAAAGAACAAGTAAAGAAAGTTTTGCTTGTTGTTATCACTTCTGATCGCGGTCTTTGTGGCGCCTTCAACAGCAATATCAATAAATTCACTGAAGCTTATTATAATAGTAATAAAGCAAACCTTGAGAAGATTGATTTCCTTTTCGTAGGTCGTCGTGGTCATGACTACTTCGCCAGAAGAGGTATTAAGCCGGTTGATTACATCACGAAGCTTGATAAAGACATCTCTTATGAGTTGGCTTCTAAAGTTGCGAATCGCGTGATGAATGACTACCTTGAAGGTGCATACGACGAAGTTCGTGTGATTCATAACGAATTCAAATCTGCAATCTCTCAAGTTGTAACGGCTGAAACTCTTCTTCCAATTGATCTTGGATTGACGACTTTCAACACAGAAGCTGAGACTGCATCGAACTTTTCTGTAGATATGATTTTCGAACCAGCTCCAGAGCAAATCATTAAAGAGTTGCTTGAAAAGCATTTCGATCTTCAAGTTTACAGATGTATGTCCGAGTCTGTTGCGGGTGAACATGGTGCTCGTATGAGCGCGATGGAAAACGCGACAAACAACGCGAAAGAGATGATCAACAAGCTCACTCTGACGTACAACAAATTGAGACAAGAAAAAATTACTACAGAATTGATTGAAATCGTATCTGGCGCTGAAGCGCTTAAAGGATAG
- the atpA gene encoding F0F1 ATP synthase subunit alpha, translated as METQIRADEISRVLKEQINQYNKKIEVSETGSVLAVGDGVARIYGLENAMAGELVEFPGEVYGMVLNLEEGHVGTVLFGEDRQIKEGDTVKRTKKIVSVPVGEALLGRVVDALGNPIDGRGPINTPHSRIVETKAPGIVYRHPVEEPLQTGIKAIDALVPIGRGQRELIIGDRQTGKTTIAVDAIINQKGQNVHCFYVAIGQKQSTVALVVEKLRAAGALEYTTVIAANASDPAPLQYLAAYSGTAMAEYFRDTGRHALIVYDDLTKQAQAYRQLSLLLRRPPGREAYPGDVFYCHSRLLERASKLSADKGGGSLTALPIIETQAGDISAYIPTNVISITDGQIFLESDLFYKGVRPAISVGKSVSRVGGAAQIKAMKQVAGSLKLELAQFRSMEAFAAFASDLDKASQQQLARGRRLIEVLKQPQYSPVKVEEQIVMIFAAGNAFVDAYPETDVKRYEKEMIEFLKNKHSDIIKTISEKKAIADDTKKALLAALEEFKAIFQPSNK; from the coding sequence ATGGAAACACAAATCCGTGCCGACGAAATCAGTCGCGTTCTCAAAGAGCAAATCAATCAATACAATAAAAAGATTGAAGTAAGTGAAACAGGTAGCGTTCTTGCAGTAGGGGACGGGGTTGCTCGTATCTACGGTCTTGAAAACGCAATGGCTGGTGAACTTGTTGAGTTCCCAGGCGAAGTATACGGAATGGTATTGAACCTTGAAGAAGGTCACGTTGGTACCGTTTTGTTCGGTGAAGATCGCCAAATCAAAGAAGGCGACACTGTTAAAAGAACTAAAAAAATCGTTTCCGTTCCAGTTGGTGAAGCTCTTCTTGGTCGCGTGGTAGACGCTCTTGGTAACCCGATCGACGGTCGCGGTCCTATCAACACGCCTCACTCTCGTATCGTTGAAACTAAAGCTCCTGGTATCGTATACCGTCACCCAGTTGAAGAGCCTCTTCAAACAGGTATCAAAGCTATCGACGCTCTAGTACCAATCGGTCGCGGTCAACGTGAGTTGATCATCGGAGACCGTCAAACTGGTAAAACGACTATCGCGGTTGATGCTATCATCAATCAAAAAGGTCAAAACGTTCATTGCTTCTACGTAGCTATCGGTCAAAAACAATCGACTGTTGCTCTAGTAGTTGAAAAATTGCGTGCAGCGGGTGCTCTTGAGTACACGACTGTTATCGCGGCGAATGCTTCTGATCCAGCTCCACTTCAATACCTTGCTGCTTACTCTGGTACAGCAATGGCGGAATACTTCCGTGATACTGGCAGACATGCATTGATCGTTTATGATGACTTGACGAAACAAGCTCAAGCTTACCGTCAATTATCTCTTCTTCTTCGTCGTCCTCCAGGACGTGAAGCTTACCCAGGCGACGTGTTCTATTGCCATAGCCGTCTTCTTGAGCGTGCTTCTAAATTGTCAGCTGATAAAGGCGGCGGTTCATTGACTGCATTGCCAATCATCGAGACACAAGCGGGCGATATCTCTGCTTATATCCCAACGAACGTGATCTCTATCACTGACGGTCAGATCTTCCTTGAATCAGATCTATTCTACAAAGGTGTGCGTCCAGCTATCTCTGTAGGTAAATCAGTTTCTCGCGTGGGTGGTGCGGCTCAAATTAAAGCGATGAAACAAGTTGCGGGTTCTTTGAAACTTGAACTTGCTCAGTTCCGTTCTATGGAAGCATTCGCGGCGTTTGCATCTGACTTGGATAAAGCGTCTCAACAACAGTTGGCGCGTGGTCGTCGTTTGATCGAAGTGTTGAAACAACCTCAATACTCTCCAGTAAAAGTTGAAGAGCAAATCGTTATGATCTTCGCAGCTGGAAATGCGTTCGTTGATGCTTACCCAGAGACAGACGTTAAGAGATACGAAAAAGAGATGATCGAGTTCTTGAAAAACAAGCACTCTGACATCATCAAAACTATTAGCGAGAAGAAAGCAATTGCGGACGACACTAAAAAAGCGTTGTTGGCAGCTCTTGAAGAGTTCAAAGCTATCTTCCAACCTTCTAACAAGTAA
- the atpH gene encoding ATP synthase F1 subunit delta: protein MRISEVAKSYAKALLAVAKQQGTHSKVFGELKAISEAFKMDTAVKSYFANPMISSDQKVAAVKAALTGKGVSQEVLNTLVLMGEKGRLEALDQVVHAFQEMLDLEEGITRGVIRSAQPLSAEAQKEIEQKINKVLNKKIVLTYQQDPKLLGGVVAQVGGWTFDDSIDTHLKKLNEELNRRAN, encoded by the coding sequence ATGAGAATTAGTGAAGTAGCAAAAAGTTACGCGAAAGCCCTTTTGGCCGTAGCAAAACAACAAGGCACACACTCAAAAGTGTTCGGTGAATTGAAAGCAATTTCTGAAGCTTTCAAAATGGACACTGCTGTAAAAAGTTATTTTGCAAATCCGATGATTTCGTCTGATCAAAAAGTCGCGGCTGTAAAAGCGGCCTTGACTGGAAAAGGCGTTTCTCAGGAAGTCCTTAACACATTGGTATTGATGGGTGAAAAAGGTCGTCTTGAGGCTCTTGATCAAGTTGTTCACGCATTCCAAGAAATGTTGGACCTTGAAGAGGGCATCACTCGTGGTGTGATTCGTTCTGCTCAGCCGCTGTCAGCTGAAGCGCAAAAAGAAATCGAACAAAAGATCAATAAGGTTCTTAATAAGAAGATCGTATTGACTTACCAACAAGATCCGAAGCTTTTGGGCGGCGTTGTTGCTCAAGTGGGCGGATGGACTTTTGATGACAGTATCGACACGCACTTAAAAAAATTGAATGAAGAATTAAACAGGAGAGCCAACTAA
- a CDS encoding ATP synthase F0 subunit B, whose translation MKLLVSLFIITAPALALAAGGGHHDGIPSAVMYQAINVAILVAGLIYFTKDGIVSFFSGRKAAYLEAAQKSAFAREQAEKEFVDIKNKLANLDATREESLRKAQAHADDMKKQILDEANEVTKRIRQDAELTAKLEVQRAQNELRTQLLKDSMEAARTVLTKDIGSADQQKLQKDFINHVGV comes from the coding sequence ATGAAGTTGCTTGTATCACTTTTTATTATCACAGCTCCTGCGCTAGCGCTTGCTGCTGGCGGTGGTCACCATGATGGCATTCCATCAGCGGTTATGTACCAGGCTATCAACGTAGCTATCTTGGTTGCGGGTCTTATCTATTTCACTAAAGACGGAATCGTTTCTTTCTTCTCTGGAAGAAAAGCTGCTTACCTAGAGGCGGCTCAGAAATCTGCATTCGCTCGTGAGCAAGCAGAAAAAGAATTCGTTGATATCAAAAACAAACTTGCGAACTTGGATGCGACTCGTGAAGAGTCTCTTCGTAAAGCCCAAGCTCATGCTGATGACATGAAAAAACAAATCTTAGACGAAGCGAACGAAGTTACAAAACGCATTCGTCAAGATGCCGAGCTAACGGCAAAGCTTGAAGTTCAACGTGCCCAAAACGAATTGCGCACGCAACTTTTGAAAGACTCTATGGAAGCGGCTCGCACTGTTTTGACAAAAGACATCGGTTCCGCTGATCAACAAAAACTTCAAAAAGATTTTATCAACCACGTTGGAGTGTAG